The Oceanidesulfovibrio indonesiensis genomic sequence ACCACCTTGTGGCGGTCGTCGTTCTTCTCCAGCCGCCTGCCGAAGTGCCTGGGCGGCACGGCGCGGGGGATGTATCCGGTGAAGAGCATCTTTTTGCTGATGGCGTCCGGAATCCTGTACTCGGTGATGGGGTCGTAGATGTCCTGCGTGCCGTAGACCCATATTTCCGAGTAGAGGTCTTCGAGTGCGCGGTAGTACTCGCGCTGCATCCACTCCTGGATGGTGGATTCGGCGTCGTCCAGGATGTCCCGCAGGCCGAGGATGACCTTGGTGCCGGGACGCGTTTTCTTGAACCAGCGCAGGGTGGGCTCCACCTCGTTCTTCAGGCCCAGCGGCACCTTGTCCACGATGAACAGCTTGGGGTCGAACGCGCGGGCCGTGGCCGTGATGATGTTGCGGCGGATGTGCAGCGCGTGCTTGGCGTTCACCTTGATGGAATGGGGCACGTAGACCGAGTTCGACTTCTTGATCATCCCGGGGATGCGCACGAAGTCCACACCTTCCGGAAAGGTGAAACGGCCCACGATGGGCGAGCCTGTGAGGATGAGGATATTGACCCCCGGTCCCAGCAGGTGGGACGCGATGGCCATGGTTCGCCGGATGTGTCCCAGACCGTAGGTGTCATGGGAGTACATGAGGATGTTGTAGGTGGACGGGGGCATGGCGTCTCGCTGGGCATCGGATCGGCCGGCCGAGTTGGGTTCCTGTGTGGAATGCGCCGGCAGAACGGGGGGACTCTATAAGGAATGACAGGCAGATGTCTACCGTCTGGGCGCAATTCCTTCGAGGCCCGCCACTCTTGACTTCGCAGGTCCTTTCTCTTAGCCATCTAGATTGGCCCACAAGACCTGCACCCAAACAATCAAGGATACCATGGACGCTGCAGCACAGCAAAAACGGCTCGCGGAGCTCATTTCCAGCATCTCCCACC encodes the following:
- a CDS encoding glycosyltransferase family protein produces the protein MPPSTYNILMYSHDTYGLGHIRRTMAIASHLLGPGVNILILTGSPIVGRFTFPEGVDFVRIPGMIKKSNSVYVPHSIKVNAKHALHIRRNIITATARAFDPKLFIVDKVPLGLKNEVEPTLRWFKKTRPGTKVILGLRDILDDAESTIQEWMQREYYRALEDLYSEIWVYGTQDIYDPITEYRIPDAISKKMLFTGYIPRAVPPRHFGRRLEKNDDRHKVVVTTGGGGDGYPVLDSYLRMLENHPDAPLKSTMISGPFLPPDMRDEIAVRARSLGVLFTGFSRKIEKEMAKADIIVSMGGYNTVCETLSLKKPSLIIPRESPRMEQRIRAQVLSDRGLCRYLPWSDLDPESLYTAVMDAIEAQQPMRQAIDAFDMTGLEVMRSRLSDFRREET